The Oryza glaberrima chromosome 5, OglaRS2, whole genome shotgun sequence DNA segment GATCATGGTAGCTAGCCGAGTAGCCATCTCTCACATTCCTATTGGAGGTAGGTAATTCCAAACCACCTACAGCTCATCTCTTATATCTCTCTAGGATCTAGGAACTGGTACTGAAAAAGAATCATGTGATGGCTAAATTAAAGAGAAAGTTTTCGCAAGCATGGACTTTTTAAAGCTATTTATGAACTCAATTTAGGTATGCAAACATCActaatctaaaaaaaagttactaaaCTGTTTTCTGCTAATTTGACAACTTAGATACATAACAATTTGGGGAAGCATAACGTTTACAATGTAGCTTTCCAACTAAGGCCctatttctttcagcttgggattattataatcgagattattgggagtaagctgaaagaaacagacaacttattggagtagattattataatctggagcccagcttattataatctgataagctcatttaggtgagctttttccagattattgggtgaaaaattacccatcatgccaccccactccctctttagacttgcaaacctaataatctaataatctagactctaataatctaggaaagaaacaactaacggcttattctactacagattataataatctagcttatagtaatctgactcaataatctagattataataatcccaagctgaaagaaacagggcctaaatggGTTTGTGACACCAAAACATTCACTATATGTACTCATCTTCTTGTCGTAATCAACCATTTCACACAATTGAACTTACCACAAGGAGTTGCAATATGAAATTGCATAGTAAATTATGTACAAAGTGATACCAGCAGGGTAATAATTGTTCTAATCAAATAAAGCAAAGTAGCAAGTAGAGCTATGGGGCCTTTAACTTTTGAGGTAATGGTCTTGATCAattaattttgaagaaaaaaattgtttggAAGAAACATGCTAAACACAAAGTCAAAATCCTAAGAAAGTAAAGAGTGGCGTCCACAAGGTGGCCCGTTTGAGAAGTTTCCAATAGCTGCAACTTCTCTCAAAATGAAAAGCTCCCCAAATATTCAAGCTTCTCGTTGAGATTAATATATTCAAAGATGTTCTAGTTACACATAATCTAAAAAATGAACTATAAATCAAAAATTAGGTTTCTAACTTCTCCAGAATTTTAGAAGCTAGCTATCAACCAACTGCTTTTTAGAATCTTAAGCTTTCCGAATAGGATGTGGCTAACTAGCTACTAGTGGGATAAGGTCATCCTAGGTACGTATAGGCCAAAGAAGCAGGTGATCAATATCTCAAACAAAGTAATAAAACCAAGGCTGGCCCGGTGAAGCAATTCTGTTCTGATTTTGATAAAAGCAATATGGAGTTGAGGCCATATCCATATTGGAATAGAGTGTGAATTATGCTTTGAGCTTCAACTATCTCCAAAACAAAAtccatttaaaaaattttaagcaaTTTTGTGCTATCGAGGAGGACGAACCACACTTGTACTATGTATGGGAGAATTTGGATACAAGCTTAACTTGTGAAAGTTAAAAGATATAACTGTTTGTTTATATATTACAAGGTTCCTAATTATAAACATATCTATGAGAAGCGCATTAAATAGTGCTCTATTTCCCAAAGCAACACATCCAAATCTACAAATGACCTCACATGATAGTTATGTCATCGTGTACATACCCGTATTATTTATCTGTCGCTATGTAGGATTTGTATGTGTGTCCAAATATATGACATCCTCATCCGGGAGTGAGGGAGAAATGTGGATAAGAATAATAAGGTTGACAAATGCCATGGTGACCTATCCCAATATTAAAGAAGTCCAACGATGGTGCCGTACTTCTCTTTTGTTTGGGATCTTGACTTGTTCTCTGCTGTTTGTCTTAGAGTGTAACTACTACATTTCCCAACTATCAATAAATAATGCTACTACCTCCATTACACATTGTAAgtcattttgtctttttttctaaGTTGAACTTCtttatttgatcaaatttatataacaatatagcaatattttcaacataaaaaactatcaaaatatattcaatgttaaatttaatgaaactaatttagtgttataaatgttgctatgtttttttataaatttggtcaaactttttagaaaattgattttgcaaaagtcaAAGCGtaaaatatgaaacggagggagtattatcttctgaacatatgtttgatcattggattaattaaaaaattatataattatcgTTATTTCATTATAGCTTGgttaattttcaaaatatattttttgtatgacttatatttttatatatttatataaaattttgaataagtcAAATAGTTAAACATACGTCGAAAAGTCGACGGCGCCATTTATTAAAAATCCAGGAGTATTCATCAACTGACAATTCTCTTAATTTTTTTGtcgtaaaataaaattttatttcgTATACACATGTGGCTATAATTTATAATGTTTGGTTGCACGTTCTGTACATGGACATCTATTTAACAAGCAGCGCAATGCTTGTTTTGGCAGCAatagtgtgagagagagagatgtggcgttgctgcagcagcaacagagCCTCTGGGCTTCTCGTGTGGCTGGTGCTTGTGTGCTCATGGCAGATTGCAGCTGCTCAGCCTCAACAAGCAGCAAAAACTGATCCAACCGAAGGTAAGAACGTAACCatgttccccgcaaaaaaaaagaacgtaaCCATGTTCTCGGGTTTTCTTGGCTTAATTTGTCCATGGACACTACATGATTAATTTAGAGGAATTTGTGTTGATTCATCGCCTAATTCTGCTTACACATAGTATTAATTAATGTTGACTTTGTTGAGTTAACCGTGCAGTGGCAGCCCTGAACACGATTTTGGGAAGATGGAGCAAAAAGGCATCGTCGGAGTGGAACATCAGTGGCGAGCCCTGCAGCGGTGTGGCCTCGGATCCGAGCAACTGGGATAACTTCCCCAACATCAACCCCCTCATCAAGTGCGCTTGCACTTACAACAACAACACCGTTTGCCACATTACCAAACTGTATGCACAGTAGCAATTTTGTGTCTGACATTTTGCTATTGAAGTTAATTAGAACCTGTACAAATCAATTACAAATTAAACACcaaaattacaaaatatttggctaaatttgaataaacttaTGCTAAATTAGAAAGGAATGAAAATTTTGTCCTGAAGAACATCCTAGCAGGGACCGAGTGACAAACTGACAATCCCAAAATTCTGAAACTCTTCCCAAATATGGAACTGTTAGACACCTCTTCTCTCAACAAATAACAGCATATCTAATACAAGCTCGACAAGTACAACCAGCTGTTTGAGGTGAAACTGAGGAAGAAAAGGGATAGAGGATACAAGCTCTAAAAGGTCTAGAAGCTAGGAAGAGCAAGTGGAGCTAGGAGGAGAGGTAGTGGAAAGATCGCGGAGGTTCCAGCTCGGAACCAGGACACTGCCATCGCCGAGCCACCATGGCCAAGTCACTGTTTTCTGCTCTGTTCCATTGTTGAAGTCCTCCTGTTTCGGCCTTTTGTATTCCTCTACATTGCTTGTTTGGGCCTTGGCATGGATTAGCAATTGAGTAGGCCCTGCAGCCCAACGGGTTTCTAATAGGAGGCAACTATTTTTTGCACCTGAAGATCCTTAATAGAAAACCCCATATATTTTCAGGGCTTCAGGCTGGAAGGCAGAGGCATTTGGTGTTTCTTCCAATCAGTAACTTGGGATTCACATCGACTAACCATTACTTCTCTCAAATGTTTTTAGTTGGTCATAGAGGAAATGTTGGTACGTCCTTTACAAAAACCGATGGTGTATTCAGTCCTCCAGGTCAAGTGGCATGGTTTTGCATGCCCTTgcaggaaaatcaaacggtttaTAAGTTAGGCGTGAAAATTTAACTGTCCCTATAGAAGTTGAGAGCAGAAATGGGGGATTTTACTGTTAATTCAATGATTTGGCCTGAATGGCATATAAAAGTCTACAATAATCACATATGAATATTACTTATActtcttaaaataaaaagaatattaCTGGTTTGTTTGTGCAGGAAGGTATATAAGTTGGACGTGGTTGGTCAAATACCAGCGGAGCTGCAGAATCTCACCTACCTAGAGGACCTGTACAGTATCTAAGACTTATCATCTTATTTCTTGACAATGAAATGTTAAACCGCCCATCTATgttgtgccaaaaaaaaaatgctatctTTGGTTTTTAACAGATGCCAACatttactttttaaaacatgtttgatcaatcatcttattaaaaaaattacataattataatttattttgttgcaacATGGTTTATCATTAAAGGTCTATTAAGCTGACTtacatatttgcataaaacttTTTAATACGACATGATCAAACGTGTGTCAAAAGTCAAAGGCATTGTTCATTTTTTAAACCAGATGACAAATTCAGCCCCTTCTTTTGAATTCTCAACTCTCAGTTTCCTGGTGAAAACCAAATATAGCTCGTTGTGaggcatgcaagttttttttatatatgttggctaATGGACTTGATATTCTGGTGTTGTTTCAGGAACCTAAATTTTAATTACTTGACTGGCGCCATTCCGTCAttcattggaaaatttccttCCATGAAATATTTGTAGGAGTTATTTATACATCAAGTTCTAGATTCCCCTGTACCATCGATTGCTTGGCATTTTGTCTTAACtactttttattatttaaagGGGTTTGGCTTTGAATCCACTATCTGGACCACTTCCAAAGGAGCTTGGGAACCTCACCAATCTTCTTTCATTGTAAGAAATCTTTTCATAGATGGTGGATCAATTTTTAGCTATATAACGGGGACTGCTTGAGCTAATTTAATTATACAACAAATGTTAATCACATAAATCCTGAACAACAAAGTTATCAAGAACTCTAACTCTTATATACATTATCCATGTTAGGAACTTCCCTGTTTCACGTGGTGTTTCATATGTTTGAGTAAAATTGAGCTGACAGGGACTTGAAAACTAATAATGATGAATATTGTGGGTCAGATGGCTCAGCTGGAAAAACAATTCCTGTTTAGATTGCACCTAAAATATTTCATCTTGATTCAGGGGCATCAGCTTGGACAATTTTACTGGTGAACTTCCTGAAGAGTTGGGCAACCTGACCAAACTTCAGCAGTTGTAAAACACCCATCACTAACTTCCGATTCTTACTTCtaaacaaactaaaatttagaatcGAGAGGTCTATTACTGAACACAATAATTACTACAAAATTTCTACAACAGGTACATTGATAGTTCTGGATTCAGCGGTCCATTCCCGCCAACATTTTCAAAGCTTAAGAATCTAAATACCTTGTACGTTCAATAACAGAGAGATCCATCTATTATGTCCGTCCTCTTCCTATATTCTAAAGGCCAAATATTTTGGTGTGCTTTCAGGAGGGCATCAGATAATGAATTCACAGGGAAAATACCTGATTATTTGGGGAGTTTGACTAATTTGATAGATCTGTAagattatttaatattaaattcttTATACTTCATATGATGTACCTTATTCGGAGAGATGGAAATCATGAAACATAAATCTTCTGTTTCCATTTGAACTCAGATAATATCATTTTTCACATTGGAGCCCTTTGAATAAATATACACTTCTCCATGCCATTATACTAGTTTGCATGGCATGTCGATGCGgagattttcttaaaaaatgttgATACACATGGATTACTTTCTTTTACCATTTTATGAAATTATGAACTTGTAGGGCTTTCCAAGGAAATTCTTTTGAAGGACCAATCCCAGCAAGTTTGTCGAATCTAACAAAATTGACAACCTTGTGAGTACATCTGTTTTGGCGGCGTTGATCCTTTTTCATGGTTGATAACGTCATGCTTGATTGCTGATTTTTGCTACAAATGAGCAGAAGGATTGGTGATATCGTAGATGGGACCTCTTCTTTGGTCTTTATCAGTAATCTGACATCTTTGAGCACCCTGTATGTGATGCTTTTACTTGTAGATATTATAATAATGACAAAATTGCGAGTTCCCGTGATTAAATCCTGTTATTACAGAATACTAAGGAACTGCAAGGTATCGGGTAATCTTGGACCAGTAGATTTTTCCATGTTCACAACATTAATCTTGTTGTAAGTTTTCATTATGGACCACCAATCCAGTTTATGATGCTATTGATTATTTCCTGAAAATTGTGAAGCATCTGTTCATTTAATACTGATATCATGTGGTATAGGGACTTGAGTTTTAACAATATTACAGGCGAAGTTCCTCAATCCATCCTCAATATGGGAAAGCTTGAATTCCTGTAAGAAATTGTTTTTCGACATTAATTCAATTTATACAAACACCTCTTAAGATGATGTCCTTGTTTCATTATTTTGTCTCGCTTCCAATTCAGGTTTCTTGGTAATAATAGCCTTACAGGAAAGTTGCCAGATGTGGTAAGCTCCTCGTTAAAAACAATGTATGTAAAAAAACAAGATTGCAGTATGACATAATTATTTTCGTAGTACAACGATGTGTTCATTTTGGATGTAATAGATATATATTGTTTGTAGAGATTTCTCCTACAATCAGCTCACTGGAAACTTTCCTTCCTGGGCTACCCAGAACAATTTGCAATTGTAAGTGTAAAATTATGAGATTCGTGTTGCACTGAGAAATTTGTGGATATTCTAACATTTTATATTGTACAAGGAATTTGGTAGCAAACAAATTTGATGCTGGTAGCAATAACCGCAGGTACTTATGACATTCATTCATGATTTTTCAACAGACTAATTGTAACAAAATATTTGTCAGTAACTTGAAGTTTCCGATTCAAATGATGCACAGAACTCTTCCTTCTGGATTAAACTGCCTTCAGCAAGACACTCCTTGTTTTCGTGGATCTCCAGAAtgtatttatctttttattctTCAAAGATTGTAGTAGTCAACATGATTTTAGGAACTTCAAAAATAATGGCTATGTTTTTCACATCTTAACAGATTATTCCTTTGCGGTTGACTGCGGAAGTAATAGTTCTACACGAGGATCAGATAATACTATTTATGAAGCAGAGCCTACAAACCTTGGGGATGCATCATATTATGTTACTGGTCAAACAAGATGGGGTGTCAGCAATGTAGGAAAATTTTCCCTGGCCTCAAATGGAATGAATATAATATCTAGCTCCAAGCATTTTCAGAATGCAGTTAATTCAAGATTGTTCGAAACTGCAAGGATGTCACCATCATCGCTGAGATATTATGGCCTTGGACTTGAGAATGGAAATTACACCATTCTTCTTCAATTTGCAGAGGTTGCTTATCCGGACTCACAGACTTGGCAAAGCTTAGGAAGGAGAGTTTTCGACATATATATCCAGGTACAAATAGAGAGTGTGTCCTGTAGCAATTtgtttactaattttttttcattatctaaagATATTATTGATATTTGCATAGGGCTCTTTAAGAGAAAAGGATTTTGACATAAGGAAGATGGCTGGTGGAAAATCTTTTATAGTGGTTCACAGGAGTTACACAGCTACCGTGTCAAACAACTTCCTTGAAATTCATCTCTTCTGGGCTGGCAAGGGCACTTGTTGCATACCTACTAATGGTTACTACGGGCCTATGATCTCAGCATTGAGCGTCTCTCCAAGTAAGTATAATTATTAACTTAACATTGAAAAGGACTATGTTGGCTTCCACTAAGttggacaattttttttttcagattttacTCCTACTGTGCAAAATGGAGTACCAAAAAGAAGAAGTAAAGTACACACAATTGCAGGAATATTGATTGGTGCATCAATTTTAGGATTGGCAGCCTTATTTGGAATTTTTATGATGGTTAAGAAGAGAAGAACAATGGCACAACAGAAAGAAGGTATGTTTATTAGTAACAGTAATTTAGACATGAAATTTCCAAATGATTTATTCTCTCATCTGTCTGGAAAAATGCAGAACTGTACAACCTAATTGGACGGCCTGATGTCTTCAGTAACACTGAACTAAGGCTAGCTACAGATAATTTCAGTTCTCAAAATATTCTTGGGGAAGGCGGATATGGGATGGTGTATAAGGTTATCAATTTCCTTCTATTAGCTATTTGAAATTGTGAATGAATGTTTAGCTGTTTTTCATAAGGGTCTATTTATCTGATTTTGTATTTAAAAGCAACTTTAGTAAGCTTCTTTTTGGCAGGGTAAGCTATCTGATGGAAGAGTTATAGCTGTTAAACAACTTTCTCAATCATCTCATCAAGGGAAAAGCCAGTTTGTGGCTGAGGTTACGACAATATCTGCTGTGCAGCACAAGAATCTTGTGAAATTGCATGGCTTCTGCATCGACAGTAATACACCCTTGTTGGTTTATGAGTACCTTCAAAACGGAAGCTTAGACACAGCACTCTTTGGTGAGTTCCCTTTTACAAAGTGACAGCTCCACTGAAATTGCAATCACTCGACTTTGTTGATAAAACCACCTTATTTCTTTGTATTTTGCCATCATTTTGTA contains these protein-coding regions:
- the LOC127772770 gene encoding probable LRR receptor-like serine/threonine-protein kinase At1g56130 isoform X1, encoding MWRCCSSNRASGLLVWLVLVCSWQIAAAQPQQAAKTDPTEVAALNTILGRWSKKASSEWNISGEPCSGVASDPSNWDNFPNINPLIKKVYKLDVVGQIPAELQNLTYLEDLNLNFNYLTGAIPSFIGKFPSMKYLGLALNPLSGPLPKELGNLTNLLSLGISLDNFTGELPEELGNLTKLQQLYIDSSGFSGPFPPTFSKLKNLNTLRASDNEFTGKIPDYLGSLTNLIDLAFQGNSFEGPIPASLSNLTKLTTLRIGDIVDGTSSLVFISNLTSLSTLILRNCKVSGNLGPVDFSMFTTLILLDLSFNNITGEVPQSILNMGKLEFLFLGNNSLTGKLPDVVSSSLKTIDFSYNQLTGNFPSWATQNNLQLNLVANKFDAGSNNRRTLPSGLNCLQQDTPCFRGSPEYYSFAVDCGSNSSTRGSDNTIYEAEPTNLGDASYYVTGQTRWGVSNVGKFSLASNGMNIISSSKHFQNAVNSRLFETARMSPSSLRYYGLGLENGNYTILLQFAEVAYPDSQTWQSLGRRVFDIYIQGSLREKDFDIRKMAGGKSFIVVHRSYTATVSNNFLEIHLFWAGKGTCCIPTNGYYGPMISALSVSPNFTPTVQNGVPKRRSKVHTIAGILIGASILGLAALFGIFMMVKKRRTMAQQKEELYNLIGRPDVFSNTELRLATDNFSSQNILGEGGYGMVYKGKLSDGRVIAVKQLSQSSHQGKSQFVAEVTTISAVQHKNLVKLHGFCIDSNTPLLVYEYLQNGSLDTALFGHSRLNLDWGTRFNIILGIASGLTYLHEESSVRIVHRDIKASNILLETDLTPKISDFGLAKLYDEKQTHVSTRIAGTLGYLAPEYAMRGRLTEKVDVFAFGVVVLEIVTGRSNTNNSLEESKIYLFEWLWDLYEKEQVLGIVDPSLKDFNNNEAFRVIRVALLCTQGSPHQRPPMSKALAMLTGEVELSEVVVKPSYITEWQLRDVNRSYATSSYSGSTNPEFSTHKEIEPLTQS
- the LOC127772770 gene encoding probable LRR receptor-like serine/threonine-protein kinase At1g56130 isoform X3, whose product is MWRCCSSNRASGLLVWLVLVCSWQIAAAQPQQAAKTDPTEVAALNTILGRWSKKASSEWNISGEPCSGVASDPSNWDNFPNINPLIKCACTYNNNTVCHITKLKVYKLDVVGQIPAELQNLTYLEDLNLNFNYLTGAIPSFIGKFPSMKYLGLALNPLSGPLPKELGNLTNLLSLGISLDNFTGELPEELGNLTKLQQLYIDSSGFSGPFPPTFSKLKNLNTLRASDNEFTGKIPDYLGSLTNLIDLAFQGNSFEGPIPASLSNLTKLTTLRIGDIVDGTSSLVFISNLTSLSTLILRNCKVSGNLGPVDFSMFTTLILLDLSFNNITGEVPQSILNMGKLEFLFLGNNSLTGKLPDVVSSSLKTIDFSYNQLTGNFPSWATQNNLQLNLVANKFDAGSNNRRTLPSGLNCLQQDTPCFRGSPEYYSFAVDCGSNSSTRGSDNTIYEAEPTNLGDASYYVTGQTRWGVSNVGKFSLASNGMNIISSSKHFQNAVNSRLFETARMSPSSLRYYGLGLENGNYTILLQFAEVAYPDSQTWQSLGRRVFDIYIQGSLREKDFDIRKMAGGKSFIVVHRSYTATVSNNFLEIHLFWAGKGTCCIPTNGYYGPMISALSVSPNFTPTVQNGVPKRRSKVHTIAGILIGASILGLAALFGIFMMVKKRRTMAQQKEELYNLIGRPDVFSNTELRLATDNFSSQNILGEGGYGMVYKGKLSDGRVIAVKQLSQSSHQGKSQFVAEVTTISAVQHKNLVKLHGFCIDSNTPLLVYEYLQNGSLDTALFGHSRLNLDWGTRFNIILGIASGLTYLHEESSVRIVHRDIKASNILLETDLTPKISDFGLAKLYDEKQTHWISCS
- the LOC127772770 gene encoding probable LRR receptor-like serine/threonine-protein kinase At1g56140 isoform X2 codes for the protein MDLIFWCCFRNLNFNYLTGAIPSFIGKFPSMKYLGLALNPLSGPLPKELGNLTNLLSLGISLDNFTGELPEELGNLTKLQQLYIDSSGFSGPFPPTFSKLKNLNTLRASDNEFTGKIPDYLGSLTNLIDLAFQGNSFEGPIPASLSNLTKLTTLRIGDIVDGTSSLVFISNLTSLSTLILRNCKVSGNLGPVDFSMFTTLILLDLSFNNITGEVPQSILNMGKLEFLFLGNNSLTGKLPDVVSSSLKTIDFSYNQLTGNFPSWATQNNLQLNLVANKFDAGSNNRRTLPSGLNCLQQDTPCFRGSPEYYSFAVDCGSNSSTRGSDNTIYEAEPTNLGDASYYVTGQTRWGVSNVGKFSLASNGMNIISSSKHFQNAVNSRLFETARMSPSSLRYYGLGLENGNYTILLQFAEVAYPDSQTWQSLGRRVFDIYIQGSLREKDFDIRKMAGGKSFIVVHRSYTATVSNNFLEIHLFWAGKGTCCIPTNGYYGPMISALSVSPNFTPTVQNGVPKRRSKVHTIAGILIGASILGLAALFGIFMMVKKRRTMAQQKEELYNLIGRPDVFSNTELRLATDNFSSQNILGEGGYGMVYKGKLSDGRVIAVKQLSQSSHQGKSQFVAEVTTISAVQHKNLVKLHGFCIDSNTPLLVYEYLQNGSLDTALFGHSRLNLDWGTRFNIILGIASGLTYLHEESSVRIVHRDIKASNILLETDLTPKISDFGLAKLYDEKQTHVSTRIAGTLGYLAPEYAMRGRLTEKVDVFAFGVVVLEIVTGRSNTNNSLEESKIYLFEWLWDLYEKEQVLGIVDPSLKDFNNNEAFRVIRVALLCTQGSPHQRPPMSKALAMLTGEVELSEVVVKPSYITEWQLRDVNRSYATSSYSGSTNPEFSTHKEIEPLTQS